AACAAACTAATGACTGGTTATCTGTTGTTAAGCCCCAAAAAGGCCAAGCCCTTGGTTCAATTGTTGGTGGCGGCTTAAAAGATTTACGGACAGCCAGTATTAAGGCGGTCGATGAGGCTGGGTTAAGCGGCTATCGGTTGAGTGGGATCCCTAGCAGCTTAGATGATCAAGAGTTTAGTCGAATCATTAATGAAATTACGCCTAAACTAGGAGAGGAGAAACTGCGCTACCTCCCTGCTGCACTTTCTTTTGACCAGCTGATAGAGGTAATTTTAGCAGGAGTTGATTTAATTGATAGCAATCTAGCAGCTAAAAAAGCGGCTAATGGGATTGCATTAGTTAATCAAGGAGTGACAGTTCTTCATCTTGATCGTCAACATTTTAGCTTCGATTCACAAGTGCTTGATCGTCAATGTGCGTGTGCAACTTGTCGCGCGGGCTATTCAAAAGCACTACTCCATAGCTTAATTACCAATCAAAGTTTTTACGGTGAACAACTTTTGCTGCAGCATAATCTGTTTACCCTCAATAAATTAATGAGTAGTCTCCGACAAGCAATTAAAAATCATCAAACAAAAAAATTTGTTCAAGAATTATTGCAGAATCAATAGGTGAATAGTTTGAGTAGTTTTGTTCTTGGTGCTGCTTCATCTAATAATGCAAGTGGTTACTCAGGAATTATTTTAATCATCTTAATGGTAGCATTAATGTACTTCTTTATGATTCGCCCACAACAAAAGCAACGTAAAGAACACCAAGAGATGATGAATGAATTACACCCAGGTGATGAAGTTGTTACGATTGGCCGGATGCATGGTAAGATTGATTCAATCAATAAGGCTGACCGGACAGTTACTTTAGATTGTGAAGGGATCTACCTTACTTTTGATATGGTGGCAATTGCCCGTGTTATTAAACGAGCAGATGCACCAGCTAGTGAAGTTCCCCAAGATAATAAAGCTGTTGCTAGTTCTGCCGCTGACAGTTCTGCAGATGCTTCAGCAGATAGTGCTGCTAGTGAACCTACATCTGCAGCGAGTGCTAGCGATGAACAAAAAGGCAGCGAAGAAAAGTAAATGGCAGATCCATTAACAGCAATTTTTGAACAAATCAAAAAATACAATAAAATAATTATTCATCGGCATCAACGCCCTGATCCAGATGCAATTGGCTCACAAGTTGGCCTTGCGGAAATTTTGCGGGCTTCATTCCCATATAAGCAAATTTATGTTGTAGGGAAGCATATTCCAGGGTTTGATTGGATCGGTGAGATGGATACGATTGACAATCAGACATTCGATGATGCATTAGTAATTGTTACGGATACAGCAAATGCGCCACGAATTGATGATCGGCGCTTTGATAATGGGGACGAGCTTATTAAGATTGATCACCATCCTAATGATGAACCCTTTGGCGATATTATGTGGGTTGAACCAGATGCTTCTAGCTGTTCGGAAATGATTTATAGTTTTTATCAACGATTTGCAAAAGAATTAACGCTTCCCCAGAAAGCTGCTCATGCCTTATACGCAGGAATTATTGGCGATACAGGTCGTTTCCTTTATCCAGCAACAACTCCACGAACGATGCTAGTTGCAGGTTCGTTAATGGCAGCCGGCGCAAATGCCGCGGAAATTAGTCAGCACGAAAATGAAATTACCTTACCAGTGGCCCGGTTATCAGCATACGTTTATGAAAATTTGCAGATATTAGATAATGGAGCCGCATATGTTATCTTAACCAATGAAATTTTAGAACAATTCGGATTGACTGAAGCCGGGACATCCGCAATTGTTTCTTTACCAGGTCGAATTCATGATGTTATTGCCTGGGCGATCTTTGTAGAACAAGAAGATGGCCATTATCGCATTCGTCTCCGTTCAAAGGGACCAACAATTAATGAATTAGCTAAGCAGCACGATGGGGGTGGACATCCACTTGCTAGTGGCGCTAAGGCTAAAGATGAAGCAGAAATTAAACAAGTGATTGATGAATTGGACCAATTAACACAAAGTTATGCAAACCAAAAATGAATGAGTGATAAAAAATTTGCTGATTTTCAGTTACAACCTTATCTGTTAACAGCAATTCAAAAAATTAATTTTCGTCAACCAACACCGGTCCAACAACGAGTAATACCAGTGATTATGGCTGGACGAAGTGTTGTGGGGCAATCAGCAACTGGTAGTGGAAAAACACATGCCTTCCTCTTGCCGATTTTTTCAAAGATTAATCCAGAAGATCAAACCGTTCAAGCAGTAATCACAACTCCTAGTCGGGAATTAGCATACCAAATTTATAATGCGGCAAAGCAACTTAATAAGTATGCTCCTCATCCTCTTACCATTCACAATTATGTCGGTGGTACAGACAAGCAGCATCAAGTTGACCAATTAAGTCGAAAACAGCCTCAATTGGTCATTGGAACTCCGGGAAGAGTATTAGACTTAATCAAGAGTCAGGCATTGGATATTCACACAGCAAAAATGTTTGTGGTGGATGAAGCGGACATGACCCTAGATATGGGATTCTTACATGAAGTTGACCAAATTGCCAGTCATTTTCCTGATGACCTTCAAATGATGGTTTTCTCAGCAACGATTCCGCAGAAACTGCGCCCATTCTTAAAAAAGTATATGGAAAATCCAGTAGTTGAAGAGATTCCTACTGAAGCAGTAATTAATCCAGATGTTGATAATTGGTTAATGTCAACTAAGGGGCAGGACCGTAACCAGCTAATCTATCGTTTGCTGACTCTTGGTGAACCATATCTTGCATTGGTATTTGCTAATACAAAAGAACGAGCAGTTGAATTAACCCAGTATTTAGAAAATCAAGGGCTCAAAGTAGCGATGATTCATGGGGGACTAGAAGCCCGTCGTCGTAAACGGACAATGCGGCAAATTCGTGATCTTGAATATCAATATGTTGTAGCAACTGATCTAGCAGCTCGTGGAATTGATATTGATGGAGTATCACTAGTAATCAATGACGACTTGCCAACTGATCTTGAATATTTTGTTCATCGGGTTGGTCGTACCGGGCGAAATGGGATGAAAGGAACAGCCATTACCTTATATGAACCAGCAGAAGATGATTTAATTGCTAAGCTTGAGGAGCGCGGAGTTAAATTTGTACCAAAAGAATTAAAGAATGGTCAACTAGTAACTACCCATAACCGTAATCGTCGGAAGCATTATAAGCGGCGGCAAAATGAACTTGATCCGTCAATGAAGGGTTACGTAAAAAAAACTAAGAAGAAGGTTAAACCTGGTTATAAGAAACGAATTAAAAAGGCGATTAAAGAAGACGAACAGCAAAAACGAAAGCTAGAATTACGGCATAAAATTCGGAAAGCTAAGCGTGCACGACAAAAACAACATCGCCGTGAACGAAATGCCCGTTGAATGAAAGAGTTAAAGAAGCTAAATAGTGCTCAAGTACGGCGGATGTACTTGAAGTTTTTTGAAGAGCATGGCCACCAAGTTATGCCGAGTGCATCATTAGTTCCAGTAAATGATCCAACATTACTATGGATTAACTCTGGAGTTGCCACAATGAAGAAATACTTTGATGGGAAAGTTGTTCCTGATAATCCACGGATGACAAGCTCACAAAAGAGTATTCGAACGAATGATATTGAAAACGTTGGTAAGACTGCCCGGCACCATACCATGTTTGAAATGTTAGGTAACTTCTCTGTTGGTGATTACTTTAAAAATGAAGTAATTCCATGGGCTTGGGAATTACTAACAAGTGATGAATGGTTTGGTTTTGATCCCGAACGGCTATACATTACTTATTATCCTAAAGACCATGACGCTTACAATCGCTGGCGTGAAGTAGGCGTTGCTGAAGATCACTTAATTGCTGATGAGGATAACTTCTGGGATATTGGTCAAGGTCCATCTGGTCCAGATACGGAAATTTTTTATGATCGTGGTCAAGAATTTAATAATTTAGCCGATGATGATCCAGAAAACTATCCTGGCGGTGAAAATGAACGCTACCTTGAAATTTGGAACATTGTCTTTAGTCAATTTAACCATACGCCTGAAGATACTTATGAACCACTTCCTCATAAAAATATTGATACGGGGATGGGGCTTGAACGGGTTGTTTCGATCTTTGAAAATGCCCCTACTAACTTTGAAACCGACTTATTTATGCCATTAATCAAGCAAGCTGAAGAGTTTAGTGGTACTAAGAAGTATGGTCAAAATAAAGAAGACGATATTCAATTTAAGATTATCGCTGATCATATTCGGACAATTACCTTTGCGATCGGGGATGGCGCCTTGCCTTCAAATGTTGGTCGTGGATACGTTATTCGGCGGTTGCTTCGGCGAGCAGTTGTTGCTGGAAAGAAGTTGGGAATCGATGAACCATTTTTAGCAAAGATGGTTCCAACAGTCGGCAAAATCATGGAAGATTACTATCCTGATGTTCTTAAAAATGCTGACTATATTGCTTCAGTTATTGAATCAGAAGAAGACCGCTTTAGTGCAACCTTAAATGGCGGATTAAACTTGTTGAATAACGTGATTGCTGAAGCTAAGGAAAGTAAGACCAACGAAATTGATGGACGAACAGCCTTTAAGCTTTATGACACTTATGGCTTCCCAATTGAATTAACCAAGGAATATGCTGAAGATGAAGGACTAACAGTTGATGAAAAGGGCTTCCAAGCAGCAATGATGGAGCAGCAAAATCGTGCTCGTAATGCCCGTGATATGGATAACGGGATGGGTGTTCAAACTGATTTATGGACTTCATTCAAAGAAGATAGCAAATATGTTGGCTACACTGATTTGACCGTTGATAATGCAAAAGTTATCGGCTTAGCACATGATGGTCAACAAGCGGATGAAGCACAACCAGGTGATAAGAACATTGAACTAATTTTTGATGTAACGCCATTCTATGCAGAAATGGGAGGTCAAGTCGCTGATACTGGTGACATTATTGATAACTATGGTAAAAAAGTTGGCCGTGTGGTTGATGTCCAACACGCACCAAACCAGCAAAATCTTCATCGAGTAGAATTAACTGCCCCTATTAAAAAGGGTGCCCGTTACAAACTAGTTGTTGACCATATTCGTCACCTTAAGATTGAAAAGAACCATACAGCAACGCACTTGTTAGACCAAGCATTACGGAACGTTCTTGGTGGTCATACTCAACAAGCCGGATCATTAGTTGAAGAACATTACCTACGTTTTGACTTTAACCACTTTGGTCAAGTAACTGCTGAGGACCTCAAGAAGGTTGAGAACATGGTTAATGAGCAAATCTGGAAGGAAATCCCAGTCAAGACAGTTGAAACTGATATTGATTCTGCTAAGGAAATGGGTGCTATCGCCTTATTCTCAGATAAGTATGGTGATAAGGTTCGGGTTGTTAAGATTGGTGACTTTAATACTGAGTTCTGTGGTGGTGATCACGTTAAAAATACTAATGAGCTTGGTCTCTTCAAAATTGTTTCTGAAGGAGGAGTTGGTGCTGGAGTACGGCGGATCGAAGCAGTAACTTCTAGTGATGCCTTTAAGTTCCTCCAAGATCGTGATGACCTCTTAACAAAGAGCGCTGCTAGTTTGAAGGTTGCTCAGATTAAGGAAGTTCCTCACCAAGTAGAAACATTACAAAATGAACTTAAAGAAGCTCAAAAGCAAAATGAGTCTCTTCAAGCTAAGATTGCTGCTCAACAAGCTAATAATGTTTTTGAAAACGTTCAAGCAACTAAGAATGGAAGTTTAATTGCTGCCGAAGTTCAAGTTGCTGGAATGGGTCAATTACGGCAACTTGCTGATGCTTGGCGCTCAAAGGCTCTTTCTGATGTTCTAGTTCTTGCTACAGCCAGTGATGGTAAAGCAAACTTATTAGTGGCTGTTAGTGATGATAAAACTAAGGAAGGCTTAAAAGCTGGTGACCTTATTAAGGCGATTGCACCAGCCATTAATGGTGGCGGTGGAGGTCGGCCAAACCTCGCCCAAGCTGGTGGAAAGAATCCAGCTGGAATTAAGGAAGCCTTAAGTCAAGCTAAAGGTTACCTCGATAAGTAAATGGCTACAAATGATAAAACGATGTTCTTTGATTTTGGTCAAGAACGTCAAGAAGATATTAAGCAAACATTAAAGACGGTTTATGAATCATTAGAAGAAAAGGGATATAACCCGATTAACCAAATTGTTGGTTATCTTTTATCTGGTGATCCTGCTTATATTCCGCGTTTGAATGATGCACGTAACTTGATTCGTCAACATGAACGTGACGAAATTATTGAAGAGCTTGTTCGGTCATACCTAAAGAATAACGGTGAAACTAAATGAATGAGATTAATGGGATTAGACGTTGGCTCTAAAACGGTTGGCATTTCTGTAAGCGATCCTCTCGGTTGGACGGCCCAAGCAGTTGAGATTATTCCAATTGATGAAGAAAACGAAATTTTTGGGATTGATCGTGTTGCCGAGCTAGTGAAAAAAGAACAGGTAGCTGGGTTTGTAATTGGCCTTCCTAAAAATATGAATAATACAGAAGGCCCTCGTGTTGAAGCATCTCAGCACTATGGCAAGCTATTACAACAACGTTTTCCAGATATTCCTATTGACTTTCAAGATGAACGTTTAACGACGGTTGAGGCACACCGAATGCTAGTTGAAGAAGCGGACATTTCACGTGCTAAGCAGAAAAAAGTTATCGATGAAGTTGCAGCAACATTCATTTTACAAAGCTATTTGGATCGCCATGGCCGCCTTGTGAATAAGCTAAAATGAATGAGTAAACAAGAAAATAACGAAGACATGATTACGTTAATTGATGAAAATGGTAATGAACAATTATTTAAGGAATTGTTTACGTTTGATTCTGATGATTATGGCAAATCCTATATCTTTATCTATCCAGCGGAACAAGAAAATGACGATTCCGTTGACATTCAAGCTTACATTATAGCTGATAATGAAGATAACGATGGACAGGACCTTGTCCCAATTGAAGATGATAAGGAATGGGACATGGTTGAAGAAGTATTAAATACTTTCCTTGATAATGATGGCAACTTCAAGGCCTAAATGATTTTAACAACCTTTATTATTTTGATTTTAATGGGGTGCTTTATTAATGGTCATCGCCGCGGATTATTGACAATGACGTTAATGCTGGGGACATATATAGTAGCTTGGATTGTTGCTCGCCAGGGAGCCCAATTGATTGGTGGCTGGTTAAAATCGTTATTACCAAGTATTGGAACCCCGGCAACTTTTTCCGAGAGCTTGCTTGCAAATGTAAATAGTAATCTTTTCTTTTATAATGGGATTGCATTTATGATAATTTTTACAATTGTTTCAATTCTTTGTCACTGGGGAATTCGTCAGTTAAACTGGATAAAGAGGATTCCAGTGGTGGGAACAGTTGATAAGATCGCAGGTGGGTTAATCTCATTTTTAATTGGCTATTTGATTATTTACGTTGTTTTACTAATTATGCAATTATTTCCAGCAGGTTGGTGGCAAATGCAAATAGCAAACTCGGAACTAGCGCGTTTTATGATTAATCAAACACCAGGAATAGCGCATTTAGTAATTGATACGCTAGTACAGGGAGGATAAATGAATAGCAAAATTTTAGAAACATTAGAATTTGATCGAATAAAAGGACAACTGGCACAATACCTTGTTTCTGCCGCTGGTCATCGCGAATTGACGCAGCTTGTTCCACAGACTGATTATGAGGCAGTCAAAGAACTTTTGACAGAAACTACTGATGGGGCCGATATTTTAAGGTTAGAAGATGGGATTCCTATTCCGCAATTAGCTGATATCAAACCGCAATTGAAACGTTTGAAAATTAAGGCAAATCTGAACGGCACGGAATTAGCTCAAATTACTAAAGTGCTGCAAACTAGTATGAGTGTAAAAAACTTTTTTGATCAGATGCGGGAGAAAAAAATTAAACTACGGGTTTTAACTACCCAAGTTGACCGCCTAGTTACAATTCCTTCAATTACCCAGCGGCTAGTTCGTTCGATTGATCCTGATGGACGGATAAATGATGAGGCATCAGCTAAACTCCATGGTATCCGGCAATTAATTACCCAAACGGAAACAGAGATTCACCAACAAATGGAAAGGTATACTCGTGGGAAAAATGCGAAATACTTAAGTGACCCTATTGTCACAATGCGGAATGACCGCTATGTAATTCCAGTAATCGCCCGCTATCGAAATAAATTTGGTGGGGTTGTTCATGACCAAAGTGCTAGTGGACAAACATTATATATTGAACCTGCAGCCGTTGTGGAGACCAATAATCGGTTACGACAAGCGCAAATAGAAGAACGGCAAGAAATGCAACGCGTATTAATTGAGTTATCACAAATGATTGCTCCTTATCGACATGATATTGGTCAGAATGAAGCAATTCTTGGACACCTTGACTTTATTAATGCAAAGGCACGCTGGGCACATGATACTAAGGCAACGCTACCGCTCTTAAGCAAAGAAAATCATGTTTCATTACGGAAAGCGCGTCATCCCCTGATCGATCCCCAACGAGTAGTGACAAATGACATTAAGATTGGGGAAGATTACCAAGCGATTATTATTACTGGACCCAACACTGGTGGTAAAACCATTACGCTTAAAACTTTAGGAATTATTCAATTGATGGGACAATCTGGCCTATTTATTCCCGCAGAAGAAGGCAGTACAATTGGGATCTTTGATAATGTATTTGCGGATATCGGTGATGAACAATCATTGGAACAAAATCTGAGTACTTTCTCTGGTCATATGGATGGAGTAAAAGCCATTCTTGAACAAATTACAAGTCGTAGCTTAGTCCTTCTAGATGAGCTTGGTGCTGGGACTGATCCCAAAGAAGGGGCTGCTTTAGCAATGGCAATTCTTGATAATATTGGCAGTAAAGGAACCATGGTTGTAATTACTACCCACTATCCTGAACTTAAAGTTTATGGTTATGATCGTGCTAAGACGATTAATGCTAGTATGGAATTTGACCAAGAAACTCTTAAGCCGACGTATAAATTACTACTAGGGATTCCTGGGCGGTCAAATGGATTAGAGATTGCTCAGCGATTAGGAATTAGTCCCCAGGTTATTGATGAAGCACGGACATTTGTTAGTGATAATAGTCAAGACCTTAACAATATGATTGGTGATTTAGTAGAGCAACGGAAAAAAGCACGTGAAGAAAGTGAAAAGCTAGCAAAACTAGTAGCCAAAAATGAAAAAGTTCAGCGTGACCTTGATGAGAAACTCACCCGCTTTAATGAACAGCGCGATAAGCTATACGAACAAGCACGTTCAAAGGCCAACCATCAAGTTTCGATGGCTAAGAAAAAGGCTGACCGAATTATTCATCATTTGCGCCAGTTAGAAGTTCAGCAGGGCGGAAATGTAAAAGAAAATGAATTAATTGATGCACAAGGGCAATTAAACGCTCTTCATCATGATAATCCACGGTTGCAACACAACTCTGTATTACAACGGGCTAAGCAAAAGCATGATTTGCATAAAGGTGATGCAGTCTTGGTGAAATCTTATGGTCAATATGGAGAACTTTTATCTAAGCGAGGGAACCACAAGTGGGAAGTTCAGATTGGAATTCTTAAAATGGAAATTGATGAGAATAATCTTGAAAAAGTAGCTAAGAAAGATCTTCCACGAGAAAAAGATGCAAAGCGGCGACCACGAGCTGCTGTGAGAACGACACAAACACGAAAGACCTCGGCTCGTCTTGATTTGCGCGGTCATCGCTATGAACAAGCAATGAGTGAGCTAAGTAACTTTATTGATCATGCATTGTTGAATAATCTTTCAACGGTAACAATTATTCACGGAAAAGGGACCGGTGCTCTTCGTAAGGGAACACAACAATATTTGCAAAGCAATCCACGAGTTAAATCATTCTCCTATGCTTCCCCTAATGCTGGTGGGGATGGGGCAACAATTGTTAATTTATAAATGGCTGTAAACGTAACT
The genomic region above belongs to Limosilactobacillus reuteri and contains:
- a CDS encoding DEAD/DEAH box helicase encodes the protein MSDKKFADFQLQPYLLTAIQKINFRQPTPVQQRVIPVIMAGRSVVGQSATGSGKTHAFLLPIFSKINPEDQTVQAVITTPSRELAYQIYNAAKQLNKYAPHPLTIHNYVGGTDKQHQVDQLSRKQPQLVIGTPGRVLDLIKSQALDIHTAKMFVVDEADMTLDMGFLHEVDQIASHFPDDLQMMVFSATIPQKLRPFLKKYMENPVVEEIPTEAVINPDVDNWLMSTKGQDRNQLIYRLLTLGEPYLALVFANTKERAVELTQYLENQGLKVAMIHGGLEARRRKRTMRQIRDLEYQYVVATDLAARGIDIDGVSLVINDDLPTDLEYFVHRVGRTGRNGMKGTAITLYEPAEDDLIAKLEERGVKFVPKELKNGQLVTTHNRNRRKHYKRRQNELDPSMKGYVKKTKKKVKPGYKKRIKKAIKEDEQQKRKLELRHKIRKAKRARQKQHRRERNAR
- a CDS encoding DUF1292 domain-containing protein; this translates as MSKQENNEDMITLIDENGNEQLFKELFTFDSDDYGKSYIFIYPAEQENDDSVDIQAYIIADNEDNDGQDLVPIEDDKEWDMVEEVLNTFLDNDGNFKA
- a CDS encoding DHH family phosphoesterase — translated: MADPLTAIFEQIKKYNKIIIHRHQRPDPDAIGSQVGLAEILRASFPYKQIYVVGKHIPGFDWIGEMDTIDNQTFDDALVIVTDTANAPRIDDRRFDNGDELIKIDHHPNDEPFGDIMWVEPDASSCSEMIYSFYQRFAKELTLPQKAAHALYAGIIGDTGRFLYPATTPRTMLVAGSLMAAGANAAEISQHENEITLPVARLSAYVYENLQILDNGAAYVILTNEILEQFGLTEAGTSAIVSLPGRIHDVIAWAIFVEQEDGHYRIRLRSKGPTINELAKQHDGGGHPLASGAKAKDEAEIKQVIDELDQLTQSYANQK
- a CDS encoding IreB family regulatory phosphoprotein → MATNDKTMFFDFGQERQEDIKQTLKTVYESLEEKGYNPINQIVGYLLSGDPAYIPRLNDARNLIRQHERDEIIEELVRSYLKNNGETK
- the yajC gene encoding preprotein translocase subunit YajC, with amino-acid sequence MNSLSSFVLGAASSNNASGYSGIILIILMVALMYFFMIRPQQKQRKEHQEMMNELHPGDEVVTIGRMHGKIDSINKADRTVTLDCEGIYLTFDMVAIARVIKRADAPASEVPQDNKAVASSAADSSADASADSAASEPTSAASASDEQKGSEEK
- a CDS encoding CvpA family protein — translated: MILTTFIILILMGCFINGHRRGLLTMTLMLGTYIVAWIVARQGAQLIGGWLKSLLPSIGTPATFSESLLANVNSNLFFYNGIAFMIIFTIVSILCHWGIRQLNWIKRIPVVGTVDKIAGGLISFLIGYLIIYVVLLIMQLFPAGWWQMQIANSELARFMINQTPGIAHLVIDTLVQGG
- the alaS gene encoding alanine--tRNA ligase, with translation MKELKKLNSAQVRRMYLKFFEEHGHQVMPSASLVPVNDPTLLWINSGVATMKKYFDGKVVPDNPRMTSSQKSIRTNDIENVGKTARHHTMFEMLGNFSVGDYFKNEVIPWAWELLTSDEWFGFDPERLYITYYPKDHDAYNRWREVGVAEDHLIADEDNFWDIGQGPSGPDTEIFYDRGQEFNNLADDDPENYPGGENERYLEIWNIVFSQFNHTPEDTYEPLPHKNIDTGMGLERVVSIFENAPTNFETDLFMPLIKQAEEFSGTKKYGQNKEDDIQFKIIADHIRTITFAIGDGALPSNVGRGYVIRRLLRRAVVAGKKLGIDEPFLAKMVPTVGKIMEDYYPDVLKNADYIASVIESEEDRFSATLNGGLNLLNNVIAEAKESKTNEIDGRTAFKLYDTYGFPIELTKEYAEDEGLTVDEKGFQAAMMEQQNRARNARDMDNGMGVQTDLWTSFKEDSKYVGYTDLTVDNAKVIGLAHDGQQADEAQPGDKNIELIFDVTPFYAEMGGQVADTGDIIDNYGKKVGRVVDVQHAPNQQNLHRVELTAPIKKGARYKLVVDHIRHLKIEKNHTATHLLDQALRNVLGGHTQQAGSLVEEHYLRFDFNHFGQVTAEDLKKVENMVNEQIWKEIPVKTVETDIDSAKEMGAIALFSDKYGDKVRVVKIGDFNTEFCGGDHVKNTNELGLFKIVSEGGVGAGVRRIEAVTSSDAFKFLQDRDDLLTKSAASLKVAQIKEVPHQVETLQNELKEAQKQNESLQAKIAAQQANNVFENVQATKNGSLIAAEVQVAGMGQLRQLADAWRSKALSDVLVLATASDGKANLLVAVSDDKTKEGLKAGDLIKAIAPAINGGGGGRPNLAQAGGKNPAGIKEALSQAKGYLDK
- a CDS encoding endonuclease MutS2, yielding MNSKILETLEFDRIKGQLAQYLVSAAGHRELTQLVPQTDYEAVKELLTETTDGADILRLEDGIPIPQLADIKPQLKRLKIKANLNGTELAQITKVLQTSMSVKNFFDQMREKKIKLRVLTTQVDRLVTIPSITQRLVRSIDPDGRINDEASAKLHGIRQLITQTETEIHQQMERYTRGKNAKYLSDPIVTMRNDRYVIPVIARYRNKFGGVVHDQSASGQTLYIEPAAVVETNNRLRQAQIEERQEMQRVLIELSQMIAPYRHDIGQNEAILGHLDFINAKARWAHDTKATLPLLSKENHVSLRKARHPLIDPQRVVTNDIKIGEDYQAIIITGPNTGGKTITLKTLGIIQLMGQSGLFIPAEEGSTIGIFDNVFADIGDEQSLEQNLSTFSGHMDGVKAILEQITSRSLVLLDELGAGTDPKEGAALAMAILDNIGSKGTMVVITTHYPELKVYGYDRAKTINASMEFDQETLKPTYKLLLGIPGRSNGLEIAQRLGISPQVIDEARTFVSDNSQDLNNMIGDLVEQRKKAREESEKLAKLVAKNEKVQRDLDEKLTRFNEQRDKLYEQARSKANHQVSMAKKKADRIIHHLRQLEVQQGGNVKENELIDAQGQLNALHHDNPRLQHNSVLQRAKQKHDLHKGDAVLVKSYGQYGELLSKRGNHKWEVQIGILKMEIDENNLEKVAKKDLPREKDAKRRPRAAVRTTQTRKTSARLDLRGHRYEQAMSELSNFIDHALLNNLSTVTIIHGKGTGALRKGTQQYLQSNPRVKSFSYASPNAGGDGATIVNL
- a CDS encoding tRNA-ribosyltransferase family protein, which translates into the protein MSKLEFTINQSDGQARTGILQINGRQIETPALVASGDELAKLSPNQLNQAGVSAVKTSGLKRWLKYDSMTEKLGDLHQLFQWDGLLFVDLETEEAYHLAKPRGKKHDGVRFHDPITGQLKFWQPETALQVQEALGADIFQSFDQATDYYAPVDDLKVGVKQTNDWLSVVKPQKGQALGSIVGGGLKDLRTASIKAVDEAGLSGYRLSGIPSSLDDQEFSRIINEITPKLGEEKLRYLPAALSFDQLIEVILAGVDLIDSNLAAKKAANGIALVNQGVTVLHLDRQHFSFDSQVLDRQCACATCRAGYSKALLHSLITNQSFYGEQLLLQHNLFTLNKLMSSLRQAIKNHQTKKFVQELLQNQ
- the ruvX gene encoding Holliday junction resolvase RuvX, which translates into the protein MRLMGLDVGSKTVGISVSDPLGWTAQAVEIIPIDEENEIFGIDRVAELVKKEQVAGFVIGLPKNMNNTEGPRVEASQHYGKLLQQRFPDIPIDFQDERLTTVEAHRMLVEEADISRAKQKKVIDEVAATFILQSYLDRHGRLVNKLK